A stretch of the Actinoalloteichus fjordicus genome encodes the following:
- a CDS encoding ABC transporter ATP-binding protein, producing the protein MTLDARLIVRRDTGFRLDLALRVRPGEVVALLGPNGAGKTTALRALAGLLPVDEGRIELAGEVVDEPGRPDRFVPPERRNLGVVFQDHRLFGHLSALENVAFGPRARGVRRRVARASAMEWLGRLGLAELARRLPARLSGGQAQRVALARALAVRPGLLLLDEPTAALDAGSRLAVRAELSRQLADFDGCAVLVTHDPLDAMALATRLVVLEAGSVVQDGTPAEVATRPRTDYVAALVGLNLCRGTVDGADVEIEGFGRVAQAGGRSETGSVLVAFPPAAVTLHREAVPCSRPVTVAEVAAGGIGVRVRLADPPGISADVTPAAMAELGLAAGARLWAAVRPDEVRCYPP; encoded by the coding sequence ATGACTCTCGATGCTCGGCTGATCGTGCGCCGCGACACCGGATTCCGACTCGATCTCGCCCTGCGCGTCCGGCCGGGGGAGGTCGTGGCCCTGTTGGGGCCCAACGGCGCGGGCAAGACCACCGCATTGCGGGCGCTCGCGGGCCTGCTCCCCGTGGACGAGGGGCGGATCGAGCTGGCGGGCGAGGTTGTCGACGAGCCGGGCAGGCCGGATCGCTTCGTCCCGCCGGAGCGAAGGAACCTCGGTGTCGTCTTCCAGGATCACCGGCTGTTCGGGCATCTCAGCGCACTGGAGAACGTCGCCTTCGGTCCGAGGGCACGAGGCGTGCGGCGGCGAGTCGCCCGAGCGTCGGCGATGGAGTGGCTGGGCAGGCTGGGCCTCGCCGAGCTCGCCCGCAGGCTGCCCGCCCGGCTGTCCGGTGGTCAGGCACAGCGGGTCGCACTCGCCAGGGCATTGGCCGTCCGGCCCGGCCTGCTGTTGTTGGACGAGCCGACGGCGGCTCTGGACGCGGGCTCCCGGCTGGCGGTCCGTGCCGAACTGAGCAGGCAACTCGCCGACTTCGACGGCTGTGCGGTGCTGGTCACCCACGACCCCTTGGACGCGATGGCGCTGGCGACGCGGCTGGTCGTCCTGGAAGCGGGGTCCGTGGTCCAGGACGGCACCCCCGCCGAGGTCGCGACGCGACCCCGCACCGACTACGTCGCAGCCCTGGTCGGTCTGAACCTGTGCCGAGGGACGGTCGACGGCGCCGACGTCGAGATCGAGGGTTTCGGCAGGGTCGCCCAGGCCGGTGGGCGATCCGAGACCGGCTCGGTCCTCGTCGCCTTCCCGCCCGCTGCGGTGACCCTGCATCGCGAGGCGGTCCCCTGCAGCCGCCCGGTCACCGTCGCCGAGGTGGCCGCAGGGGGCATCGGCGTGCGCGTGCGGCTGGCCGATCCACCGGGGATCTCGGCCGACGTGACCCCGGCGGCGATGGCCGAACTCGGTCTCGCGGCGGGCGCGCGGCTGTGGGCGGCGGTGCGGCCCGACGAGGTGCGGTGCTATCCGCCGTGA